Proteins encoded together in one Juglans regia cultivar Chandler chromosome 9, Walnut 2.0, whole genome shotgun sequence window:
- the LOC118349457 gene encoding kinesin-like protein KIN-14I, whose product MVGVVAAKDLPVEPSEEEFRLGLRSRIILCNALNKVHPGAVPKVVEGPCDSARVLDGATLSAFQYFENVKNFLVAVQEMGIPTFEASDLEQPTNCSLSMLVRAILLDKKPEEVPMVRINVLTAVKTC is encoded by the exons ATGGTAGGAGTAGTCGCGGCGAAGGATTTGCCAGTGGAGCCTTCGGAGGAAGAGTTCAGGCTTGGATTGAGAAGTCGGATTATTCTGTGCAATGCTCTCAATAAGGTTCACCCTGGAGCTGTACCCAAG GTGGTGGAGGGTCCATGTGATTCTGCTCGAGTTCTTGATGGAGCGACATTGTCGGCTTTTCAGTACTTTGAGAATGTGAAAAATTTCCTCGTGGCTGTGCAGGAAATGGGAATTCCTACTTTCGAGGCATCTGATCTGGAACAA CCTACTAATTGTTCATTGAGTATGCTTGTTCGTGCAATTCTGCTAGATAAGAAGCCTGAAGAAGTTCCGATGGTGAGGATTAATGTACTCACTGCTGTTAAAACTTGTTGA